In Lolium rigidum isolate FL_2022 chromosome 3, APGP_CSIRO_Lrig_0.1, whole genome shotgun sequence, the genomic window gaaagcataagagttgagggaaacaaacaaatatacatacgatagacataatcatgcatcttacttgtaagcacaaacaattttaacttcagaatactaagctaggaactaacaagaaagataataacatatctacatgtactttctcttctctacttaaactcaaagtgttgttgctattgaccaatgctaagtttgccaaaaccaaatagatttactcaatgctcccaaagtgataccaatactaacaacaagatcaatcatataatagagattgcaaactaaaataagatgtgcaatgtaaatgataagacttctcattaatattccataatgataactcacaccaagggatacatagataaccaactaaagagagatacttccataccgcaacacatcttatatgataacttccctactcatgatatgacactacttgaaagtaaaaaagggtaaaagatagtgatgatgtgataccgcggcactcccccaagcttggaacaaaccaaggggatgccaataccgatgacgaattactccttcggcggtggtgatggtgaattccggataagcttctcaacgagctcctttagctctatcaacttcaatacctctctcggaaattttatgtcccaatacaattccttcattaaccataaagtggcacttctcccaattaagaacaagattagtttcttcacatctccgcaatactttatcaaggtttcgcaagcaattatcaaaagaattcccatagacagaaaaatcatccatgaatacctctacaatactctcacaaaagccatgaaaaatagcagacatgcatctttgaaaagtagcaggagcattacataaaccaaaaggcatacgcctataagcataagttccatagggacaagtgaaagtggttttctcttgatctttagctttaacagcaatttgtgaaaaccagaataaccatcaagaaagcaaaaatgagtatttttagacaacctttctaacatttgatcaataaatggtaaagggtaatgatctttcttagtaaccttattaaattttcgataatcaatgcacattctataccctacaactactctttgagggatgagctcatcattatcattaggcacaacagtcattcctcctttcttaggaacacaatgcacaggactaacccatctactatcgagcaataggatatataataccagcttcaagaagttttaatacctcattccttaccacatccttcatcttaggaattagacgacgttgatgttcaacaacgaggctttgcatcatcttccatattgatagcatgttggcaaatagagggagaaatccccttcaagtcatcaagagtatagccaatagctcctcggtgtttcttcaatatttccaataacctttcttcctcaatatcagaaagcttagaactaataataataggatatattttcttatcatcaatatgagcatacttaagattatcgggcaatggttttaaatcaaaaacaggatcttcctttggtggtggtgttgtacctaaatcttcaaccggcaagtcatgtttaagaataggttgacgaaggaaaatttcatcaagctcatttctttcttccctaaagacttcactctcactatcctccaaatgttgttgcaaaggattattaggagcaagagcaatagacgcacactgttcaactctaaaatcattattaggcaaatcagctttataaggagttttggcaaatttagagaaattaaactcataagattcaccgacaaatttagtaacaatcttttccttcttgcaatctataacagctccacaagtatttaggaaaggtctaccaaaaatgataggacaatacttactagcagcagaaccaagtaccaaaaaatcagcaggatatttaatcttaccacataggacttccacatctcgaatagtaccaataggagagatagtttctctattagctagccgaataaccacatcaatatcttcaagttcacaagaaccaatttcatgcatgatcttcgtataaagctcataaggaatggcattaatacttgcaccaatgtcgcataaaccataataacaatgatcaccaattctaacagagagcataggaacactagctttcctagacttattaggatgcgaaacaatattagaagcaacttcacagaaaataatatgaccatcttctacattttcagtcacaagatctttaactattgcaacaacagattcaaccttaatttgttcttcaggttctataggtttctttgcacttttattaaccgcactagatataacagagtactccttcattttagcagggaaaggagttttctcaatataagcttcaggaagtatatgatcaacagtttcaattatagcacatttatttatagatgaatcaactttatctttataaggttcatgatacttatcaaaattcttcctaggcaattcaaagtgagatgcaaacgctttataaaaatttgcaacgacttgagaatcaagaccataagtagcactcatattacgaaatttatcgagtatccataaaaacttcaatgcatttataatcatagtttataccgactctctatctttgtcgttctcccatccttcgagtattctcctggatccgatcaagaaggtcccttttaaactcttctttgttgcgtgtaaatgatccagaacaagaagtatctagcaaagtcttatcttgaaaagacaatcttgcatagaaattatcaataataatattaccaggaagctcatgaatggggcatttgagcattaaagacttcaatctcccccaagcttgggcaatacttatgaggctagaaattatatatgcggttccgatctttgtgaatttcacttggaggatagaatttggaataaaataaaggcacaatgtcctcccaattaagagaatccctattcttcagcaatttataccagtgcgctgccttaccagacagcgatatagagaatagtttcttcctaacttcatccatagcaatacctgcacatttgaataacccgcataattcatgtaaaaacagtaaatgatcaccaggatggacagttccatccccttcatagcggttatccacaacacgttcaataattttcataggtattttgtatggaacctcgttctcacctggcgcctcatccactacccttgtagtagtagtagatttcccaaagaggaattcaagagaagacctctccataatgatttatagcagcagacaaaaataaaaacagcacgtacagtaaaagtttcccttaccaattccacttaccaatagcgcttcactccccgacaacggcgccagaaaatagtcttgatgacccacaagtatagggggtgtatcgtagtatcttcgataaataagagtgtcgaacccaacgaggagcggaaggtgttgacaagcggtttcgatgaaggattcaccgtaaatgctcacggacaagtattcgggggttttgatgtagcagtatgaataaagtacaagtaaataaagtgcgagagaaataattgcagcgagtggcccaatcctttttagcacaaaggacaagccggtttgtttacttataatgaccaaacgttcttgaggacacacgggaatttagtctagtgctttcgcttcatatagctgattaatcttcattgttttgataagtgttgtgtgggtgaacctatgctaatgtaccgcccttcctaggactaatatatacgtacttgtgattataccccttgcaagcatccgcaactacaagaaattaattaagataaatctaaccacagccttaaactctgagatcctgctatccctcctgcaccgatataccaacgggggtttaggtttctgtcactccggcaaccccgcaattggcaaacgaatacaagatgcattcccctaggcccataaatggtgaagtgtcatgtagtcgacgttcacacgacaccactagaagaataacaccacaacttaaatatcacaacattgaatactaaccaacataattcactactaacatttagacttcacccatgtcctcaagaactaaacgaactactcacgagacatcatatggaacatgatcagaggtgatatgatgatgaataacaatctaaacataaaccttggttcaatagtttcactcaatagcatcaataacaagtagaaatcaacaccgggagagtttcccctatcaaacaatcaagatcaaacccaaattgttacagcggtgacgaggtgcagcggtggagatggcggtgatgatgatgatgatgatgatggtgatgatgatggagatgatgtccagctcgatgacgatgacgatggcgtcgatttccccctccgggagggaatttccccgacagatttcagcctgccggagagctcttttctctctggtgttctccgccccgcagaggcggttgtgactctttgcgactatcctctggggcttaggttttcgggacgaagacgtacgcgaagaaaaggaggcgagagggggctgtgggccccctcctcacgaggcggcgcggccgggccttgggccgcgccggcctatgaggtgggcccacctcgggtcccctcggctccccttccggctcccttcgtcttctcggaaaaataggatttttcatataatttccgtcaactgttgatcttccgaaatattgcattccgacggtgctttttccagcagtaatcctggctccggtgcgcgatcctcaaataatcatgaaacatgcaaaatagatgaaataagataagtatcatctccaaatatgaaatatatcaatgaataacagcaaattatgatataaaatagtgatgcaaaatggacgtatcacacatttgcaatgagataaacttgaaacaaagtggtttgggatggtgaaggttaacctaattttctttggaagtattagCTTAACTTCTATGTTGTTGAGGACTGTCTCCCATGATATCATTTGTTCTAATGTGGCTACTCtatacacataactattggaatatagctcctatacttccaagtgttcgtATCATAAGaccatggtcatgatgtgcttggcacacttcccatggttttggaacacaaatcttgcacTATTGATGAataactggcttcttattgttttcCTCCTAAAGGTTTATAATGTTttaatccatcacataatgattctcaagtgaatcatatatgattaatagCTCTACcgtgtaagtagacatatattattcctatcactcttccttatttcccatgattgactcatcatggtctatactacctcatatcacttgtttgtatcacttactatcagttgtttcacaagtttagataaatttttacttaccctattacttgtcttggtatacaccttctagtaggTTATCTTCCTAATATACTTATATTTATCACATGATATCGTTCATATTACAGGTctgaataactcttacttaaccatgacatgtgttggtacacatcttccaataggatatctttcttatggttgtatcctctctttggactaccatgtattgtataccaactgtgatctactcatctattgttttaaggacttaatggtatactacatatttgggattagctgactaactttactttatcttggtaagccaggtaagaaatgttgactcaagtgtgtcaggattattctcaagtgaatatccatctcaagtcataagaagtatttggtttatctaaaacaacttcctatagacactaccaatcctataggtctcctttaaagggttttaatcctagggtcaaagcatttgctctaatACCAActatggtgacccggcataccactgcatggtgtagtatgcaagtctgatataacaccaatgaaacacagttccactagtattatatcgctcagagtggtacaacagaaacatatgcgggtccaaggcatgtctatagaattacaacattgactctattacataagatcatcacataagatcatcacagcctcctactttacaatgaggtaaaactgcaaataactccagaagaacgactcgtagtctagtcttatcacgaactctatttgtagagtatttaactagctatagaggctaaaaatagattctagctaagtaggagctagatttaggaagctagttcccttctatgactaaactaggttttcttcttgttggatgtgataactgactcctctgacagggtcctatctcttgaagttgttgttgactcctcggccttcgcgttgcactgtagatcctccttcgatgcctccatatctaagcaggggatttaagagtggtatgccgggtcaccacaatatcTATAAGGCTATGGTTCTTACATGCATGTTAATATAAAGGTATTTCATTTGATATATCTTTCAGTTTAAAGTTGGTTGTTGGTTAGCTATACTTTAAACATAAATTTTACTAATCTGTTGCAATATATGACCTTTTGTATTTTGGAGTGGAATTTGTGTAGACGGTCAAAGGAGGTTGGATCGCAGGCTATCGAGTTTCATTTACCACAAGATCAAAGTAAAAAATGATACTCGAGTTATTGTTTGTTTTTTTGGAAGAAATTGCTTGGACATATAAATTTTCTGGATTGTATTTTTCTAAAGTAGCAGAtgctttccttgatttttaacgtAGAGACCAATTGAATGCTTCCGTAGTGCAATTTCTGTGGCTTTCTCAATTGATGTTAATTATGCAATCAATAAGATATAAGACATCAGACGTGCATATGTTACACAGATCAAAATTTTATTATGCCCTGCGATAGAAATCCATCTACTTCCAGAAACTATATGTTGTTTGAATTTAAATATTTAAAGCAATAAGAAATGAAAATATTGTTCATTCATTCAGAGAGTCTATTGATGAAGCAAGCACTAATGAAAACGAGCAGAGGGTTGGGACCTTGAAATTCCACCGGTTAAAGATGAAAAGTGGGGAAGATAACTCTTGGCCAGTAGGGAGGATGGCGTAACAGCGAGGACCGGCTTGATATAAGCCCTAGCGACCCTGGTTTGCAATGAGCGGCGGAGGAAGGGGAGAGACACACCGATGATGGAGGTGCATCTCCATGTACATGGGAGATCTCCCTGGCAGGGGTGGATTTGGTGCATATGGGCTACACTTAAATTGTGTACAACAATGTGTAGAACATAATGAAAGTGGAGAGGTTTGAGGAATAAGGGCATTTTAGTTAGTTTTATTTTCTCATTTGTACTTATACACcattataatttttgtaaataaaATTACTGCTCCATCATCTCTTGCGGCTAGCAATCTGTGAGAAACCATTTCATTGATCTGCAAACTGAGAAGGAAGAAGATATGACAAATGTTCGAAAGTGTGACGAAGTGGATTGtcttggcggcggggcggcgtgTAGCTTGGGGACGGCCGGCTGGTCGCTGGTGTGTGGCCGACAGCGCCTTCCCGGCCTAGATCTGGGCCCGTCGGGCCCCATCTAGGTTTGGGCGGGCTGCCCCAAGCGTGTTGGCGACGCccctggaggaagaggaggtgctTCGGCGGGGATGGGTGGTGACGGCGCTGTCAGCCGGCCTGCTACAGCGCGGCGAAGGAGACTTTGCTGGCTAGTTTGGGCCCGACCGAGCCACTAGGGGCCTGGTGTGTCTCTGCTGCCACGTCCGGTCTgctaccgcgaaggcggtggaggtagtcCCCTCCCGCATGGCTGCGGTGCTGCTACCCCTAACCCTGATGTCCCCTTTTCTTTCCTCTAGGCCTCGCAACGGCGTCCACAGTGAGACGGTGAGGATGCAtccaagaccgtggtggcgcgtGCTGGGTGGAGCACTTCGGGTGGTGTTGGtgagggtcgggagaaatccttgttggTTCATCCGGCACCGTcgcggtgacgcctgcgggcgtcatctttccttcctggagggCATCGGGTGTACCCCCTCCTTACCCTCCTCCGCATACCGGGGGAAGCCCTAGGACTATTCCATGCAGCAGCGACGTCgttttccttgttgaaggtgttgcttggtatgcggcgattcggtgtgctaggagcgtggtgggacTTCTCCGGAGGACGTAGCGGTGGCGGGTCATCCTCGCTTTTTCGTTGATCTATCGGTGTCGGCATTTGTTTCTCTTACCTTTCTTTGTCTTTTCTTTTGGGCTTAGTTGTGCTATTACCCTAGCGTTCTCGATGTAtcagtggttgctatattaatataacgGGACGAAAGCCTATTTCAAGAAGGAGGAGTGCCAGGGAGAATGATAATGGCTTTGTCTTCTCACGTAGAGGTGGTAGTtcataatatactccctccgttgtgATATACTACCTTCATCTCAGTTTAACAGCCGCGCACGTAGTTTAAAAATTTGCTTTGACATTATTTTTATTAATGAAATAAGAAATacatgtcacaaaaattatatcattgaaaaGATTTTTTGCATACGAATTTAATGATATAGAATTTGTAGATATAACATTTATATTTCGTtgacaaaatcaatggttaaagttGATTTTAAACTGCGTACATGCCTGTTAAATCGAGACAATTGTTCAGGGATAAGAAGCCGGAAAAAGAATCGATGTTCGTCGCAATATGAATAAAATTACATGTCTTcaaacattttaaaaaaattaaaaattatttaacaggtatatatatatatatatataattttatctCATAACACATGGACATTTAACTagtaagaaaaaaagaaaaacaagcaaCCAGTATCCGTGGAGAACCGGCACAAGGAACTACCTAAAACAAACCCGCACAAGGAACTACGCCGTCTCCTCCCTTCGCTTTCGTCTTTCTCTCCCCCTCCGGCGACGCCGCTCCGCTCTGCTTTTGGTTCCCGTCTGCTCCGCCTTCCGATTCTCCTCCACTCCCGCATAATCGGTGCGCCCTCTAATCTCTATCCATGTGTAGTAGCGGCATCAGGGGTTTTCTTTTCTAGGGTTCGTCGAGTCGTGCTATATATGGTCCGGGGTATCGTCGTGCCGGAACGTTCTGGGAGTTACGCGATTGGTAAATAGGCCTACGTAATATGATTAGCTGGTATGATTTGAGTTTCTTGCTCACGCCTTATGTAGTGCCAAAGCCTAGTTGTGCTCAAGCTTATTTTGCCCCTGTTGACAACAGCCGTCTCTATTGGCCTAATTGCAGTAGCTGACTGAAATTTTATTCGATGCCTCCTGGTGACCTGGTACAAGGTTTTCCGCGACACGTCGTTCTGTATGATGAATTCATTGATTTAACTAGTTGTTGCTCTTCTTGTTGTTCAACCTTACTAGTTATGGTAGATTAGGTGTATCCAGCACACCTCTTGTTGTTTCTGTATCTGGTAAATTAGGTGGTATTGATAGAGTTTATTGCTCAGGTCCTGTGTTGAACTGAAAGCCCAGAAAGGATAGATGAGAGCGGCTGGTACAACCTTCACCCACCTCTGGTAACTGCATTAGAACCTCTCATGTATCCCATTGCATATCAGCGTGCACAATGCGGCTTTCAGGGGTTATGATTTCTCTTCCTAGGGGTTACAGTCTCTTAAGAGTCTTGTTGATTTGGAAATAACTATCTGTTTACTCTTCCTGGATTTAGCAATAGGACTTTCTTTATTCTTCATCAGATCACTGCCATTGTCTATGCAGATATTTGTACAGCTGATAACATATTTTCGGTTTTAATTCCTTCAGGAACTTATATTTAGTCACCGATGAACATGACATCCTCTAGTAAGGTTTCCACCTACCACTCATTGCCTGCACCAGGATTTGAAAGCGGTCTTACGGATGAGATCCATTCCAAGGTTATGGGCACCATAGGGAATGTGATCAACTCGTTCGATACAAAGTCTCTGCCTAAGCAACTAGAAGGTGCGTTGGGAACAGCTGGAAATGCCATTAACTCCTTTGAGTCAAAATTGGCCGGGAAAAAGCAGTTTGATTTCGATGGAGGAAATGATTTTCTTGATGGGTATGATGAATGTCCTGACGACTATTGGGGCTCTGAACCGCCCAGGGCACAAAAGCCAGTGAACATTAGAAACCTGCTGGGTGGTATTGTCGCTATCATTGGTCGCAGTTGCAAAAATGATGAAATTCAACAATCAAAGGGCTCTAAAACTAGCGTCTCATTCTTGGGGTCAAGTAGTGATGGGTGTACATTCTTGCATTCCTCAGTCTACGCACCAAGTGCTCCCCCGTTGCTTGATGCAGAAGCCTTGGATTACAATATTTATAGGGTTGTTTTAGAGGCAGAGCCACCAGAATGGCTACCCGATAGTTATGCTGGCTCGTGCATGCAGTGTGCTGCTTCTTTCACTGCTATTACTCGTGGAAGGCATCATTGTCGATTCTGTGGAGGGATATTTTGCAAGGCATGTTCAAAAGGGAGATGTCTTTTGCCAGCAAAGTTTCGTGAGAGAAATCCACAAAGGGTTTGTGATGCATGTTATGATAGGCTTGATCCGTTGCAGAACTTGTTGATTATTTCTGTCAGCAATGCGTCACAAACTGCAAAGCATGATGTTATGGATTGGACTTCTGCAAGAGGGTGGTTAAACTTGCCGATTGGATTAACAATGGAGCACGAGATATACAAGGCAGCAATTTCCCTTAGGAGCTATAATCAGGTGTCTAAATTCTGTTTCCATTTTCTTTGACATGTTTAGATATTTGATGGCAATATTTATCTAATAAACAGCATTTCTTAATGCAGGTTGCAAAGATAAACCCAGAAAAATCTATTCCGCATGCAGTCCTTAGTGGAGCAAGTGGACTTGCTATATTGACAGTTATAAAAGCTGGTGCATTTCTTACATACAAGCTTGGAACTGGCCTAGTAGTTGCTCGAAGATCAGATGGATCTTGGTCTCCACCGTCTGCTATAGTTTCAACTGGATTAGGATGGGGAGCACAGGTAATAACTAGGTTGTGAGATACTCCTCTATCTTCCATGTTGTCAACATCTAATTCATCAGTTGATGAACTTCACTAATCACTATCTTTTATTGTTAGTATGATTCCCCTTATGTGGGAATAATTGCATCCACAAACTTCATTGCATGTTATGCATGGAATGGTGTATGATAAAAAGGATTTTTTTTTCCTGCATTGGCTATCAGAAAACACACATGTTACATGTAGTTCAATGACACATACATTATTTGTTTTCCATTACTGTGATCTGCTAAGTGAAACTCTGATTTTGGGGTAAACAGTACTTGCAAGTTACTACTTTTGTGTAGAACATGGTCTTGGGAGTTAAACTGAGTAAAAAACATGCTTGATGTTGACTGCTATC contains:
- the LOC124702931 gene encoding uncharacterized protein LOC124702931 is translated as MNMTSSSKVSTYHSLPAPGFESGLTDEIHSKVMGTIGNVINSFDTKSLPKQLEGALGTAGNAINSFESKLAGKKQFDFDGGNDFLDGYDECPDDYWGSEPPRAQKPVNIRNLLGGIVAIIGRSCKNDEIQQSKGSKTSVSFLGSSSDGCTFLHSSVYAPSAPPLLDAEALDYNIYRVVLEAEPPEWLPDSYAGSCMQCAASFTAITRGRHHCRFCGGIFCKACSKGRCLLPAKFRERNPQRVCDACYDRLDPLQNLLIISVSNASQTAKHDVMDWTSARGWLNLPIGLTMEHEIYKAAISLRSYNQVAKINPEKSIPHAVLSGASGLAILTVIKAGAFLTYKLGTGLVVARRSDGSWSPPSAIVSTGLGWGAQVGGELMDFIIVLHGQEAVNTFSSRMHFSLGAGLSVAAGPVGRVLEADMRAGNKGSGVCYTYSCSKGAFIGVSLEGNFVATRMDANLRFYGDPYLTTSDILMGNLEQPNAAKFLYKALDDLYSGLDF